Proteins found in one Methanospirillum hungatei JF-1 genomic segment:
- a CDS encoding GntP family permease yields the protein MSTILIFLIVMVAISVIGFKFKLPPFFTLVGGAIAFGLMIGSSPDTVFQQVALGCASIFNSLGIPILAGSVIAKYLAEQGLIQQIVSDLRTLLKRPPTLSGIAGYLIAVPSTCPITAFIILTPVIEFFTSDERKRSLLIYLVAIGSVLGVAYVYPTPVTYTLFDAFAPDYSPLIYNLVAIPLSLLFVGSMIWYVRRQCDFADITHEQIGYKREEGSFHLRAWAPFLVIFLAIPVGYLLLGLTHAGLLQFIMLAGMATAVITAKQEVRWSGWVLGAKHGGVVIFDICGAGALGYIIQQSSFPADASILLATSLPIFLFPFVLAALIQTAQGSRIVTSYLTAQVLATTVIPSMLNPLALFLMIIGGAGLICFVTDPYFWLLHRTTGDDVKTVFKRYTVPQILFGIVTYLCALLIQFLMPVR from the coding sequence ATGAGTACCATCCTGATTTTCCTTATCGTGATGGTGGCAATATCTGTCATCGGGTTCAAATTTAAACTGCCACCATTTTTCACTCTGGTCGGCGGAGCAATTGCCTTTGGTCTGATGATCGGGTCATCTCCGGATACAGTCTTTCAGCAGGTTGCGCTGGGATGTGCCAGTATTTTTAACAGTCTTGGTATCCCTATCCTTGCCGGATCGGTTATCGCAAAATATCTTGCCGAGCAGGGACTTATCCAGCAGATCGTCTCTGACCTTCGGACCCTCTTAAAGCGGCCGCCCACCCTCTCCGGAATCGCAGGATATCTTATTGCAGTTCCTTCCACCTGTCCCATAACTGCGTTTATTATTCTCACACCGGTCATCGAGTTCTTCACGTCAGATGAACGAAAGCGGTCACTTCTTATCTATCTTGTCGCCATTGGGTCTGTCCTCGGGGTTGCGTATGTATACCCGACGCCGGTCACCTACACCCTCTTTGATGCATTTGCACCGGATTACTCCCCTCTCATCTATAACCTGGTCGCAATCCCCCTCTCTCTGCTCTTTGTCGGTTCCATGATCTGGTATGTCAGAAGACAGTGTGATTTTGCTGACATCACCCATGAGCAGATAGGATACAAGCGCGAAGAGGGTTCCTTTCATCTTCGGGCATGGGCACCGTTTCTGGTGATCTTTCTTGCCATCCCCGTCGGGTATCTCCTCCTCGGGCTTACTCATGCAGGTCTTCTCCAGTTTATCATGCTCGCCGGAATGGCCACCGCGGTAATTACTGCAAAACAGGAGGTCCGGTGGAGTGGCTGGGTTCTTGGAGCAAAGCATGGCGGAGTCGTCATCTTTGACATCTGTGGAGCAGGGGCTCTTGGGTATATCATCCAGCAGAGCAGCTTTCCGGCTGATGCCTCTATTCTGCTCGCAACATCTTTGCCAATATTCCTCTTCCCGTTCGTCCTCGCTGCTCTGATCCAGACTGCCCAGGGGTCCAGAATTGTTACATCGTACCTGACTGCCCAGGTCCTTGCGACGACGGTTATTCCATCCATGTTAAACCCGCTTGCCCTGTTCCTCATGATCATCGGTGGTGCGGGTCTCATCTGTTTCGTGACCGATCCCTATTTCTGGCTCTTACACCGGACAACCGGGGATGATGTGAAAACTGTGTTCAAACGGTATACCGTCCCGCAGATTCTCTTTGGAATCGTAACCTACTTATGTGCCCTCCTCATTCAGTTCCTGATGCCGGTCAGGTAA
- the nadC gene encoding carboxylating nicotinate-nucleotide diphosphorylase, with protein MNTLPDIPLTRLIEYVEEDCPFGDITSEVVIDPQICSAVISARESLVLAGLTEVIRLSEWYGLAASSACSDGLYRQAGDVIVTLTGQAHTILLLERTLLNILGRMSGIATRARKMQDLVSAINPGCRIAATRKTAPGLRLMDKKAAMIGGADPHRFSLSDAVLIKDNHRVLTVVDEAVRRAKAFSAYHRVEAEADTIDEALRIAQAGADIILLDNMTPEQVSQVISLLSENGLREKVLIEVSGGITEDTLASYAALNIDRISLGMLTHTVINADFSLDIMKES; from the coding sequence ATGAATACACTCCCAGATATACCCCTCACCAGACTCATCGAATATGTCGAAGAAGACTGTCCGTTTGGTGATATCACTTCAGAGGTGGTAATAGATCCGCAGATCTGCTCTGCGGTTATATCCGCACGGGAATCCCTTGTACTTGCCGGTCTTACTGAAGTTATACGGCTTTCTGAATGGTATGGTCTGGCTGCCTCTTCTGCATGTTCAGACGGATTATATCGCCAAGCAGGGGATGTGATCGTCACCCTGACCGGCCAGGCTCATACCATCCTTCTTCTGGAGCGAACATTGCTTAATATCCTCGGGAGGATGAGTGGCATCGCAACCAGGGCCAGGAAGATGCAGGATCTGGTATCTGCAATAAATCCCGGGTGCCGTATTGCCGCAACGAGAAAAACTGCTCCAGGACTGCGCCTTATGGATAAAAAGGCCGCCATGATTGGAGGGGCAGATCCCCACCGGTTCTCCCTTTCCGATGCCGTTTTGATAAAAGACAATCACCGGGTCCTGACCGTTGTGGATGAGGCGGTCAGGCGGGCAAAAGCCTTTTCGGCTTATCACCGGGTTGAAGCAGAAGCAGATACGATTGATGAGGCTCTTAGGATTGCACAGGCAGGGGCGGATATCATCCTCCTTGACAACATGACTCCTGAACAGGTTTCACAGGTCATTTCACTCCTTTCAGAGAACGGCCTAAGGGAGAAGGTACTTATCGAAGTATCAGGAGGGATTACCGAAGATACCCTGGCGTCATATGCAGCCCTGAACATCGATCGGATAAGTCTTGGGATGCTCACCCACACGGTCATCAATGCAGACTTTTCTCTTGACATCATGAAAGAATCCTGA
- a CDS encoding TlpA family protein disulfide reductase: MSYHRTILPVVFGLLVMTLLCTGCLASEESPEIAYSETASPELAWITTSMTDVATGERFTIKDLAEQGKPVIIHSFAVWCPGCSMQLLESTKLLTAYPDKYVVVALDVDPNDNAEKVRRHQESNNFKGIFTAAPTDVTRSLIKAYGPGFIQSIPQTIIICDKTATYLEDGVFRADVLKRALDELCS; encoded by the coding sequence ATGAGTTATCACCGGACTATACTCCCGGTCGTCTTTGGTCTCCTTGTTATGACCCTGTTGTGTACAGGATGTCTGGCAAGTGAGGAATCACCTGAAATTGCATATTCTGAAACAGCATCTCCTGAACTTGCCTGGATTACGACATCCATGACCGATGTTGCAACAGGGGAGCGGTTCACCATAAAGGATCTTGCCGAGCAGGGAAAGCCGGTTATCATCCACAGTTTTGCCGTCTGGTGTCCGGGCTGTTCCATGCAGCTTTTAGAATCTACGAAATTACTGACTGCATATCCGGATAAATACGTGGTGGTGGCACTTGATGTGGATCCTAATGATAATGCCGAAAAAGTGAGGCGACACCAGGAGTCAAACAACTTCAAGGGGATATTTACCGCGGCCCCGACTGATGTGACCAGAAGCCTGATCAAAGCCTATGGGCCGGGATTTATTCAGTCAATCCCCCAGACTATCATCATCTGTGACAAGACGGCCACTTATCTTGAAGACGGGGTTTTTCGTGCTGATGTCCTGAAGCGGGCACTGGACGAACTCTGCTCATAA
- a CDS encoding indolepyruvate oxidoreductase subunit beta, with protein sequence MSFDVMIVGIGGQGTILTSNILGKACVIEGIPVRGAETHGMAQRGGSVESQIRIGQEFGPLIAPGSADMLLSFDLMEAVRAAHWLKPEGTIYTSREFVIPTSVFMQDFPAPTEQMLREMLGDRPAKIIDSRALAEEAGNILTQNIVMLGAASPMLPLKKESLQEAIRRTVPPKTIDLNLKAFEMGIDAGKN encoded by the coding sequence ATGAGTTTTGATGTGATGATTGTCGGAATCGGCGGTCAGGGGACAATTCTAACCTCCAACATTCTGGGGAAAGCCTGTGTTATAGAGGGCATTCCGGTCAGGGGAGCCGAGACCCATGGCATGGCCCAGCGGGGAGGATCAGTCGAGAGCCAGATCCGTATCGGACAGGAGTTTGGGCCACTGATTGCTCCCGGCAGTGCAGATATGCTCCTCTCCTTTGATCTCATGGAAGCGGTCAGGGCAGCCCACTGGTTAAAGCCGGAGGGTACTATTTACACCAGTAGGGAGTTTGTAATCCCGACCTCAGTCTTTATGCAGGACTTTCCAGCACCAACCGAACAGATGCTGAGAGAGATGCTTGGTGACCGGCCGGCAAAAATAATTGATTCACGGGCATTAGCAGAGGAAGCAGGAAATATTCTGACACAAAATATCGTGATGCTTGGAGCCGCTTCACCCATGCTCCCCTTGAAGAAAGAGTCTTTGCAGGAGGCGATCAGAAGAACGGTCCCGCCAAAGACAATCGACCTGAACCTCAAAGCGTTCGAGATGGGGATAGACGCAGGGAAAAACTAA
- the nadX gene encoding aspartate dehydrogenase, with the protein MVRIGLLGCGNVGRIIATHQDGFTVEALFDRLPDHAEELARMCGAPAYADFQEFISQDFDICVEAASVLAVREYAPKILENGKHVLILSVGALSDTNFRKILLDVARSQGKKIHIPSGAIMGLDNLKVGGISRIDSVLLRTTKSPASLGMQVSHRTLAFRGKANECIKQFPKNINVSVALALAVHHDVDVELWADPEVDRNIHDIFVSGEFGEASIRVVNHPSPDNPATSYLAALSVLSLLKNLDSPLVIGS; encoded by the coding sequence ATGGTCAGAATCGGGCTCCTCGGATGCGGTAATGTAGGCAGAATTATTGCAACCCATCAGGATGGATTTACGGTTGAGGCGCTTTTTGACCGCCTACCGGACCATGCAGAGGAACTTGCCCGCATGTGTGGTGCTCCTGCATACGCGGATTTTCAGGAGTTTATATCACAGGATTTTGATATCTGCGTGGAGGCTGCATCGGTCCTTGCGGTCAGGGAATATGCCCCGAAGATCCTTGAGAACGGGAAACATGTTCTCATCCTCTCTGTTGGTGCTCTGTCAGATACGAATTTTAGAAAAATCCTTCTTGATGTGGCACGGTCCCAGGGAAAAAAGATCCATATCCCGAGTGGTGCTATCATGGGACTGGATAACCTGAAGGTGGGGGGTATCAGCAGGATAGATTCAGTCCTTCTCAGAACCACAAAAAGCCCTGCAAGTCTTGGGATGCAGGTCAGTCATCGAACCCTTGCATTTCGTGGGAAGGCGAATGAATGTATTAAGCAGTTTCCAAAAAATATCAACGTATCAGTAGCACTGGCGCTGGCTGTACATCATGATGTGGATGTGGAGCTCTGGGCAGATCCGGAAGTTGATCGAAATATTCATGATATCTTTGTCTCCGGCGAATTCGGTGAGGCAAGTATCAGGGTTGTCAACCATCCAAGTCCGGATAACCCGGCAACAAGTTATCTTGCAGCCCTTTCGGTGCTCTCATTATTGAAAAACCTTGATAGTCCCCTGGTGATCGGATCGTGA
- a CDS encoding phospholipase D-like domain-containing protein — MYPLPVILLICVLMTPVSAGPYFLEIYPDTWMNGDEDEYITIGWDHPPGSCTISDGEGTITFSPSNSGSSSCTIARNGEQYNHVWGRYPSYEIIDSTPAVPQATVQGRFQLSNKKDELTLTCEGCTYDTVTWPGTFKPRNGQIHFRSAGGIWDPRVLMAGGSRLEPRTFENISGTGFVSPDCSREILEEIISNAKRSVLLNVYEFTDPGLAQILCDTSRRGVAVSVLLEGGPVGGIPSEEFPVISDLIQAGADVRVMEGTGEDHAPYRYDHAKYLVADDSRVFLTTENFKEHSFPHAGFAGNRGWGVVLDSADLASCFTEVFQDDFDGPGVAVAEGRAGTAEQPVTPPYNPVFAPLSFSGAVVTPVFSPDTSILIADLINESRSRVWIEQAYITEYPKNGTNPFLAAAVDAARRGVDVRILLDGYYYNIEGDEDNDEMVTALQTLAARENISLQAQVLYPEKTGLLKVHAKGVIADDSVLVSSMNWNENSACFNREAGVIIHSRDAASYFASVFLLDWAGKKERQPARSLPGSDTGFIQMITLAGVVIFLLLLYRRYHR; from the coding sequence ATGTACCCCCTTCCTGTTATCCTCCTCATATGCGTACTGATGACCCCAGTATCTGCCGGGCCGTATTTCCTTGAGATTTATCCGGATACCTGGATGAATGGGGATGAGGATGAATACATAACCATTGGATGGGATCACCCTCCCGGTTCCTGCACCATTTCAGATGGGGAGGGAACCATCACATTTTCACCCTCGAACTCCGGATCTTCCTCCTGCACGATCGCGCGTAATGGTGAACAATACAACCATGTATGGGGGAGGTATCCTTCCTATGAGATAATTGACAGCACCCCTGCTGTTCCACAGGCAACGGTGCAGGGCCGGTTCCAACTGTCCAATAAAAAGGACGAACTGACTCTTACATGCGAGGGATGCACCTACGACACCGTGACATGGCCTGGGACGTTCAAACCAAGAAACGGTCAGATACATTTCAGGTCGGCTGGCGGAATCTGGGATCCCAGGGTGCTCATGGCCGGTGGAAGCAGACTTGAACCCCGGACCTTTGAGAACATTTCAGGCACGGGATTTGTTTCTCCTGACTGCTCAAGAGAGATCCTGGAAGAGATCATCAGCAATGCAAAGAGATCCGTTCTTCTCAATGTCTACGAATTCACAGACCCTGGTCTTGCACAGATCCTCTGTGATACCAGCAGGCGGGGGGTAGCGGTATCGGTGCTCCTCGAAGGCGGGCCGGTCGGAGGCATTCCATCAGAGGAGTTCCCCGTCATCTCCGATCTGATTCAGGCAGGAGCCGATGTCAGAGTCATGGAAGGGACCGGAGAAGATCATGCCCCGTACCGGTATGACCATGCCAAATATCTCGTGGCAGATGACAGCCGGGTATTTCTGACAACAGAAAACTTCAAGGAGCATTCCTTCCCTCATGCCGGTTTTGCCGGGAACCGCGGCTGGGGAGTCGTGCTTGACTCAGCCGATCTCGCATCCTGTTTTACCGAAGTTTTCCAGGATGACTTTGACGGACCAGGAGTGGCTGTCGCAGAAGGCAGGGCCGGCACCGCCGAACAACCGGTGACACCCCCATACAATCCAGTATTTGCTCCCCTGTCTTTTTCTGGAGCAGTGGTAACCCCGGTCTTCTCACCAGACACCAGCATCCTGATCGCAGATCTTATCAATGAAAGCAGGAGCAGAGTATGGATAGAGCAGGCATACATCACCGAATACCCAAAGAACGGGACAAATCCGTTTCTCGCAGCAGCAGTAGATGCAGCGAGACGGGGCGTTGATGTCAGGATCCTGCTTGACGGATACTATTACAATATCGAAGGGGATGAGGACAATGATGAGATGGTAACCGCCCTGCAAACCCTTGCCGCACGTGAGAATATCTCCCTTCAGGCTCAGGTCCTCTATCCTGAGAAGACTGGTCTTTTAAAAGTCCATGCCAAGGGGGTGATTGCTGATGATTCGGTACTGGTATCGAGCATGAACTGGAATGAGAACTCAGCCTGCTTTAACCGGGAGGCGGGAGTCATCATCCACAGCAGGGATGCCGCATCATACTTTGCCTCCGTCTTTCTGCTGGACTGGGCAGGAAAAAAAGAGAGGCAGCCGGCCAGGAGTCTTCCCGGAAGTGATACCGGATTTATCCAGATGATTACCCTGGCAGGAGTGGTGATCTTTTTACTCCTCCTCTACCGCCGGTATCACCGGTGA
- a CDS encoding cytochrome c biogenesis CcdA family protein, giving the protein MDITPETWAISFLAGLYTPLGAMCVLPLYPGYLAFLAGRTKTGGGRTLTLGLAVTAGVLLAMFSFGLLFVAILKMSTGDVIEILGPAIYGILAIMSIAMIAGFDISRFFPMVSTPVGKTPYITAILFGAFFGLVALPCNPGSIILLFAISTTTADFIANFVNFVLFGIGMASPLLFLSALSLERSRICIRFFTTHHLLINRIAGVLMLMVALYYLVFVFLKEHL; this is encoded by the coding sequence ATGGATATCACACCTGAAACCTGGGCCATCTCCTTCCTGGCAGGTCTTTATACGCCGCTTGGAGCCATGTGTGTCCTGCCGCTCTACCCGGGGTACCTGGCATTCCTTGCAGGGCGGACAAAGACCGGCGGGGGTCGGACTCTCACTCTGGGCCTTGCCGTGACGGCGGGGGTGCTGCTTGCGATGTTCTCATTTGGCCTTCTTTTTGTGGCTATCCTGAAGATGTCCACCGGAGATGTTATTGAGATACTCGGCCCTGCCATTTACGGCATCCTTGCGATCATGAGTATTGCCATGATTGCCGGATTTGACATCAGCCGGTTTTTTCCTATGGTATCTACGCCGGTTGGAAAAACCCCCTATATTACTGCCATCCTGTTTGGGGCATTCTTCGGGCTGGTTGCTCTTCCCTGCAATCCAGGCTCTATCATCCTGCTCTTTGCGATATCCACGACGACTGCAGATTTCATCGCAAATTTTGTCAATTTTGTCCTCTTCGGGATTGGGATGGCAAGTCCGCTCCTGTTCCTTTCAGCATTGTCTCTGGAGAGAAGCAGGATCTGTATCAGGTTCTTCACCACACATCACCTGCTCATCAATCGGATAGCCGGGGTCCTGATGCTGATGGTTGCACTGTATTACCTGGTCTTTGTGTTCCTCAAAGAACATCTCTGA
- the iorA gene encoding indolepyruvate ferredoxin oxidoreductase subunit alpha: protein MVVQYLLGNEAIAHGCLEAAVDVACGYPGTPSSEVIDTLRMDPDRACKVEWSVNEKVAFEEALAVSWCGLRAICTMKHVGLNVAADPLMTSAYTGTKGGFVIMSADDPYAHSSQNEQDSRCYAKFARIPCLDPSTLQEAHDMVRDAFALSEEFSLPVMFRPTTRICHSKSDVNLGDVVVSERTASFEKNARQYVVIPAHTRILHQKLNKKQHALKKRLVELGYNRYEVKGKKAVICGGVGASYVREVIGPDVSVAIIGAYPIDEDWLREFISHHKEVMVIEELSPVIEEVARQVSGTIPVFGKMTGHVPYEGELAPDRVAGYLKAAGFAVSVTYQPAATPAALPVRPPILCAGCMHRTAMYAMKKVFRDAIFPSDIGCYTLGIQLGTVDTTICMGASITVASGMSLAGEKRDIVCTIGDSTFLHTGIQGLINAIYNGANITVVILDNRITAMTGHQPNPTTGLTACGVATPAVSIEAICRASGATFVETVSPNDLVTFIDVLKAAKALPGVKVIIARQPCVISEKRSRVVRGRYTVYQDRCIGCKACIKFGCPAIELKGGLASITDLCSGCGVCVQICPVGAIGREVKE from the coding sequence ATGGTTGTTCAATATCTCCTGGGAAATGAGGCGATTGCACATGGATGCCTTGAAGCAGCCGTCGATGTCGCCTGTGGATATCCGGGTACTCCCTCTTCTGAGGTGATTGATACCCTGCGGATGGACCCTGACCGCGCCTGTAAGGTCGAATGGTCAGTAAATGAGAAAGTAGCGTTCGAAGAGGCACTTGCTGTTTCATGGTGTGGCCTTCGGGCTATCTGTACGATGAAACATGTCGGCCTCAATGTCGCTGCCGATCCCTTGATGACCTCGGCGTATACGGGGACAAAAGGCGGATTTGTCATCATGAGCGCTGACGATCCCTATGCCCATTCGTCACAGAATGAACAGGACAGCAGGTGTTATGCCAAATTTGCACGGATACCCTGCCTGGACCCCTCTACATTGCAGGAGGCTCATGACATGGTTCGGGATGCTTTCGCCCTCTCTGAAGAGTTCTCACTCCCGGTCATGTTCCGCCCGACGACCCGGATTTGTCATTCGAAAAGTGATGTAAATCTGGGTGATGTCGTGGTTTCTGAACGGACCGCATCATTTGAAAAAAATGCCAGGCAGTATGTGGTCATTCCCGCGCATACCAGGATCCTTCACCAGAAGCTGAACAAGAAACAGCACGCACTCAAGAAAAGGCTCGTAGAACTCGGGTACAACCGGTATGAGGTGAAAGGGAAGAAAGCAGTCATCTGTGGCGGAGTCGGGGCATCCTATGTCAGGGAGGTTATCGGTCCGGATGTGTCTGTCGCGATAATCGGTGCATATCCAATTGATGAGGATTGGCTCAGGGAGTTTATCAGTCATCATAAGGAGGTGATGGTGATCGAAGAACTCTCACCGGTCATCGAAGAGGTCGCACGACAGGTCAGTGGAACCATTCCGGTGTTTGGGAAGATGACCGGTCATGTACCGTACGAAGGTGAGCTTGCTCCTGACCGGGTTGCAGGGTACCTGAAGGCTGCGGGTTTTGCCGTATCGGTCACCTATCAACCGGCAGCAACCCCAGCCGCCCTTCCGGTACGACCGCCCATTCTGTGTGCCGGATGTATGCACCGGACCGCCATGTATGCCATGAAAAAGGTCTTTCGGGATGCGATATTCCCAAGTGACATCGGCTGTTACACCCTTGGTATCCAGCTGGGAACAGTCGACACGACCATCTGTATGGGTGCTTCAATAACGGTAGCATCAGGGATGTCTCTTGCCGGAGAGAAACGGGATATTGTCTGTACGATTGGTGACTCAACCTTCCTCCATACCGGAATACAGGGTCTTATCAATGCTATATACAATGGCGCAAACATAACGGTGGTCATCCTTGATAACCGGATCACCGCAATGACCGGGCATCAGCCAAATCCGACAACCGGGCTGACTGCTTGCGGCGTTGCAACCCCGGCAGTCTCAATTGAAGCGATCTGTCGGGCAAGTGGTGCAACATTTGTCGAGACGGTCAGTCCAAATGACCTGGTCACCTTCATCGATGTCCTGAAGGCTGCAAAAGCCCTTCCCGGCGTAAAGGTTATCATCGCACGCCAGCCCTGTGTAATATCTGAAAAACGTTCCCGGGTTGTTCGTGGCCGCTACACCGTTTACCAGGATCGGTGCATCGGATGTAAAGCCTGTATCAAGTTCGGATGCCCGGCAATAGAACTGAAAGGTGGTCTTGCATCCATCACTGATCTCTGTTCAGGCTGCGGAGTATGTGTGCAGATATGCCCGGTTGGTGCCATCGGCAGGGAGGTGAAGGAATGA
- a CDS encoding tRNA (N(6)-L-threonylcarbamoyladenosine(37)-C(2))-methylthiotransferase, whose translation MNISDQAPEKKRNDLFLPEKEWVKALSGRPICIRTFGCAYNVGDSDLLASVLTASGSVIVSDPELAEVMIINTCIVIASTERKMLKEISSYPDHEVYVTGCLPLALPESLQEHTTVKLIHPDSIHRAAATVSYDQKGPVSVVQIGPGCVGSCRYCITRCARGSIRSNSPHQIYSHIASCVRGGAVEIRLAGQDLSAYGHDTGQWSLATLLEGIPALPDITRIRLGMMNPATLKPIAQRVARTMNNGPFFSFLHLPIQSGSDHVLDLMGRGYTVADVQNIIDIFRAEMSDITIATDIITGFPGETDDDHEETVRLIRRIAPGMVNVTRYSWRPGTGMSRDHELPDRIRKERSRAIIRESYTMFQKANEKMKGAVMRVIPTEQLKPGSVMARSERYEGVVIREECQLGIPCMVTITGSTPHYLIGEVIRD comes from the coding sequence ATGAACATATCAGATCAGGCACCTGAAAAGAAGAGAAATGACTTGTTTCTTCCGGAAAAAGAATGGGTCAAGGCGCTCTCAGGTCGCCCGATATGTATCAGAACCTTTGGTTGTGCATACAATGTCGGAGATTCTGATCTCCTGGCATCGGTTCTCACAGCCTCCGGTTCGGTGATAGTATCAGATCCCGAACTAGCGGAGGTGATGATCATCAACACATGCATTGTCATCGCCTCAACCGAGCGGAAGATGCTAAAGGAGATCTCATCATATCCGGACCATGAGGTATATGTGACCGGGTGTCTTCCACTGGCACTGCCCGAAAGTCTTCAGGAGCATACTACCGTGAAACTGATACATCCTGATTCTATTCACCGGGCAGCAGCCACTGTCTCCTATGATCAGAAAGGGCCGGTATCAGTGGTCCAGATTGGACCTGGTTGTGTTGGATCATGCCGGTATTGTATTACCCGCTGTGCCCGGGGATCAATCAGGAGTAATTCCCCTCATCAGATTTATTCACATATTGCCAGCTGTGTCAGGGGGGGAGCCGTTGAGATCCGCCTTGCCGGACAGGACCTTTCTGCATACGGACATGACACCGGTCAGTGGTCACTTGCCACGCTTCTTGAGGGCATCCCTGCTCTGCCAGATATCACCCGAATCCGTCTTGGGATGATGAACCCTGCTACCCTGAAACCGATAGCACAGAGAGTCGCACGGACCATGAATAACGGGCCGTTCTTTTCATTTCTTCATCTGCCCATCCAGTCAGGATCTGACCATGTGCTGGATCTGATGGGACGCGGATACACGGTGGCTGATGTTCAGAATATCATCGATATCTTCAGAGCAGAGATGTCTGACATAACCATAGCTACCGATATCATCACCGGGTTCCCAGGTGAGACGGACGATGACCATGAAGAGACTGTGCGTCTGATCCGTCGGATCGCTCCGGGGATGGTGAATGTGACACGATATTCATGGCGTCCCGGTACTGGAATGAGCCGGGATCATGAACTCCCTGACCGGATACGAAAGGAGCGCTCGCGTGCGATCATCCGTGAATCATATACCATGTTCCAGAAGGCCAATGAGAAGATGAAAGGGGCGGTGATGAGAGTAATCCCGACTGAACAACTCAAACCAGGTTCAGTCATGGCTCGTTCCGAAAGGTATGAAGGGGTGGTAATCAGGGAAGAGTGTCAGCTGGGCATACCCTGTATGGTGACCATCACCGGTTCTACCCCCCATTATCTCATCGGCGAAGTGATCAGGGACTGA
- the nadA gene encoding quinolinate synthase NadA has translation MTNRNLIADILRLKSEKKALILAHNYQLPEIHAVADIIGDSLELAQAARKANEPILVLCGVRFMAETAHILNPDKKVLMPDPDAGCPLADFLTPEIIRKAKEQYPEAAVVVYINSTAACKAVADSVCTSGNAVRVVRSFPHKQIIFGPDTNLASYVQSVLPEKEIIPIPDGGHCYVHMRFDPEDLREVKAAGIAVMAHPECPVEIRVLADYIASTGRMAEIARTRSSWYICTERGMLDRLSELCPDQSFIGREDAICADMKKTTLHELVRCLRDLSGEVTVPSEVMEGARRSLEYMINVP, from the coding sequence GTGACCAACCGTAATCTCATAGCCGATATCCTTCGTTTGAAATCAGAAAAAAAGGCACTCATTCTGGCCCATAATTATCAGCTCCCCGAGATTCATGCAGTCGCAGATATTATTGGCGACAGTCTTGAACTGGCGCAGGCAGCGAGAAAAGCTAATGAACCCATTCTTGTCCTCTGTGGTGTCAGGTTCATGGCAGAAACTGCCCATATCCTGAACCCTGATAAAAAGGTTTTGATGCCTGACCCTGATGCCGGATGTCCGCTCGCAGATTTTCTCACGCCGGAGATAATACGAAAGGCAAAAGAGCAGTACCCTGAAGCAGCCGTGGTCGTCTATATAAACAGTACTGCAGCATGCAAAGCCGTTGCAGATTCGGTATGCACCTCCGGAAATGCAGTCAGGGTAGTCAGGTCTTTCCCCCATAAACAGATTATTTTCGGTCCGGATACCAACCTCGCCTCATATGTACAGTCGGTTCTTCCGGAGAAGGAGATTATTCCTATTCCAGACGGGGGTCATTGTTATGTGCATATGCGGTTTGATCCTGAAGATCTGCGGGAGGTAAAGGCAGCCGGTATTGCGGTGATGGCACACCCGGAATGCCCGGTTGAAATTCGTGTTCTTGCTGATTATATCGCCTCAACCGGCAGGATGGCTGAGATTGCAAGAACCAGGTCTTCGTGGTATATCTGCACTGAAAGAGGGATGCTGGATCGGCTCAGCGAACTCTGCCCTGACCAGTCATTCATCGGCAGGGAGGATGCGATCTGTGCTGATATGAAAAAGACCACACTCCATGAACTGGTCAGATGTCTTCGCGATCTCTCCGGTGAAGTGACCGTGCCTTCAGAGGTTATGGAAGGAGCCCGGCGGTCACTTGAATACATGATCAATGTGCCATGA